A genome region from Geoanaerobacter pelophilus includes the following:
- a CDS encoding sensor histidine kinase, whose translation MLKYTRLIIGVPFCFTLMVIWFAWSAFRASPQIAAENLRGAGLSISAAIEQLVVADASLRSLARYTTPDIAYFALIDRQGIVRFHTNPLLIDHPYTGAIQNRLPDGISEQREQLGTGEEVYILRTMIHAGSDKYLLILALHTYRADQVIRRAQTGITVVSALTVALWGGTILLFYMIRREERHQREMRRQDELARLGEMGAVMAHEIRNPLAGIKGFAQMIETVASIEQACTYADKIVSQSIRMEALVNDLLAFARVDHTEKQNADLTQIIIDCVELLRPEAADHNVTIVVDAPQHITANVTEDRIVQMLLNLIKNGIQSMPDGGEVTVAMRQNRDTAVVSVRDNGTGISQERLPHIFDPFWTSKAKGTGLGLALCRKVAEEHGGTITVSSRENVGTKFVVTLPAVK comes from the coding sequence ATGCTCAAATACACCCGCCTTATAATCGGTGTTCCGTTCTGTTTCACCCTTATGGTGATCTGGTTTGCCTGGTCCGCCTTCCGTGCGTCTCCGCAGATTGCAGCCGAAAACCTTCGTGGCGCTGGTCTATCCATCTCTGCAGCAATCGAGCAGTTGGTTGTAGCCGATGCCTCACTCCGTTCGCTTGCCAGATACACGACTCCCGACATAGCATACTTCGCTCTGATAGACAGGCAGGGAATAGTCCGCTTTCACACCAACCCCTTACTCATAGACCATCCATATACCGGTGCTATTCAGAATAGATTACCTGACGGTATCTCCGAACAGAGAGAACAACTAGGCACTGGCGAAGAGGTCTATATCCTCCGAACGATGATTCACGCCGGCAGCGACAAATATCTTCTCATTCTTGCGCTTCACACCTATCGCGCTGACCAGGTCATTCGTCGTGCACAAACCGGCATTACCGTTGTATCGGCTCTGACAGTAGCGCTGTGGGGCGGCACCATTCTTCTGTTTTATATGATACGGCGCGAAGAGCGCCATCAAAGGGAGATGCGGCGTCAGGATGAACTGGCGCGTCTTGGTGAAATGGGTGCCGTCATGGCCCATGAAATACGGAACCCGCTGGCAGGCATCAAAGGATTCGCCCAAATGATTGAAACAGTTGCTAGCATCGAGCAGGCATGCACCTATGCGGACAAGATAGTCTCACAGTCGATCAGGATGGAGGCGCTGGTAAACGATCTGCTTGCCTTTGCACGTGTTGACCATACGGAGAAACAAAATGCAGACCTCACACAGATAATCATCGATTGTGTTGAACTGCTGCGCCCGGAAGCGGCGGATCATAATGTAACCATCGTAGTTGATGCTCCGCAACATATCACAGCCAATGTTACTGAAGACCGTATCGTTCAGATGTTGCTGAACCTGATAAAAAACGGTATTCAGTCAATGCCTGATGGAGGGGAAGTCACTGTCGCAATGCGGCAGAACAGAGACACTGCTGTTGTCAGCGTGCGGGACAATGGAACCGGGATTTCACAGGAGCGGTTGCCTCACATTTTTGATCCGTTCTGGACAAGCAAGGCTAAAGGTACAGGTCTTGGACTTGCTCTCTGCCGGAAAGTCGCTGAAGAACATGGAGGCACAATCACCGTTTCAAGCAGAGAAAATGTAGGGACGAAATTCGTTGTTACATTGCCTGCAGTAAAGTAA
- a CDS encoding DNA-binding protein, with product MLRFVLILMVAIMTVCTHEANAFWWSDTKDPVSGLDVTAGFDVNTVTTMTGSVTSPPERKGEQNHTLMSLATQQGTVTVIMGPWWYWERQTIKITSNQELTVTGSRAQGKDGTIYLFAQRIENRSSGESLTLRSESGVPLWSRSGSGNQNGMQQSGGPQSGSGMRSGGGFRGGRR from the coding sequence ATGCTGCGATTCGTTCTCATTTTGATGGTTGCAATCATGACTGTCTGCACCCATGAAGCAAATGCTTTCTGGTGGAGTGACACAAAAGACCCAGTCAGCGGACTGGACGTTACTGCTGGCTTTGATGTCAACACCGTCACAACCATGACTGGTTCCGTAACTTCGCCTCCTGAACGGAAGGGTGAGCAGAATCATACCTTGATGTCTCTTGCCACCCAACAAGGCACTGTTACAGTCATTATGGGGCCATGGTGGTACTGGGAACGACAGACCATAAAAATTACAAGCAATCAGGAACTGACTGTCACCGGTTCACGCGCCCAGGGGAAAGACGGCACAATCTACCTCTTTGCTCAGCGCATCGAAAACCGGAGCAGCGGAGAGTCTCTGACACTCAGATCCGAATCAGGTGTTCCGCTCTGGTCACGTAGCGGCTCAGGCAATCAGAACGGCATGCAGCAGAGTGGTGGCCCACAAAGTGGAAGCGGTATGCGCAGCGGTGGCGGATTCAGAGGTGGCAGAAGGTGA
- a CDS encoding class I SAM-dependent methyltransferase, whose amino-acid sequence MNWNECFSEPGFAYGTEPNDFLVSVVARIPKGRLLSLAEGEGRNAVYLAALGYEVTAVDGSPVGLRKAEELAAERGVAIKTILADLGEFEIEPEQWDGIIAFYCHVPSSIRMTLHRAVVRGLKPGGMFALEAFSKEQIGNETGGPKSLDMLMSLDELRGECAGLDFIHAKELQRDVHEGRGHTGLASVVQILGVKP is encoded by the coding sequence ATGAACTGGAATGAATGCTTCAGTGAACCCGGCTTTGCCTACGGAACCGAGCCGAATGATTTTCTCGTATCCGTAGTTGCCAGGATACCGAAAGGCAGGCTTCTCTCGCTTGCTGAAGGAGAAGGAAGAAATGCCGTATATCTTGCGGCACTCGGCTATGAGGTGACGGCAGTTGACGGTTCTCCAGTCGGGTTACGCAAGGCTGAAGAACTCGCTGCTGAACGTGGAGTCGCCATTAAAACTATTCTTGCCGATTTAGGTGAATTTGAAATTGAACCTGAACAATGGGACGGAATCATCGCATTTTACTGCCATGTCCCCTCATCAATTCGCATGACTCTTCATCGGGCAGTTGTCAGAGGACTTAAACCTGGAGGTATGTTCGCATTGGAGGCGTTCAGCAAGGAGCAAATCGGAAATGAAACTGGCGGGCCAAAGTCCTTGGATATGCTTATGTCGCTGGATGAATTAAGGGGTGAATGTGCCGGGCTTGACTTCATTCACGCCAAAGAATTGCAACGGGATGTTCACGAAGGACGAGGACATACCGGCTTGGCATCGGTTGTTCAGATTCTGGGTGTAAAACCGTAA
- a CDS encoding J domain-containing protein: protein MTYNDLQEALRCMGLGERATLNDIKARHKGLVKRYHLDTGNTDESEMIRQVNAAYQLLLEYVTAYRYTFTEDEFFEQNPGARIWKQFADDPLWGKR, encoded by the coding sequence ATGACCTATAATGATCTGCAGGAAGCCCTTCGATGTATGGGCCTCGGTGAGCGGGCTACATTGAATGATATCAAGGCCCGACACAAAGGACTGGTAAAACGCTATCATCTGGACACCGGTAACACAGACGAATCTGAAATGATCCGCCAGGTGAACGCTGCCTACCAATTGCTGCTTGAATATGTAACAGCCTACCGCTACACATTTACTGAGGATGAGTTTTTCGAACAGAATCCGGGAGCACGGATATGGAAACAGTTTGCTGATGACCCGCTGTGGGGCAAACGCTAA
- a CDS encoding ArsR/SmtB family transcription factor — MSDISTFRADILKALAQPTRLKIIEFLRDGERCVCEIFPAIGEEQSNTSRHLSMMLSSGVLSRRKDGLKIYYAIKHPEILDVVDMVTLIVKQEISGRHKVLKAL; from the coding sequence ATGAGCGACATTTCCACCTTCCGCGCCGACATCCTGAAGGCACTGGCCCAGCCGACCCGGTTGAAGATAATTGAGTTCCTGCGCGATGGCGAGCGCTGTGTCTGCGAGATATTTCCGGCCATCGGCGAGGAGCAGTCCAACACCTCCCGGCATCTGAGCATGATGCTCTCTTCAGGAGTCCTTTCGCGGCGAAAGGACGGTCTGAAGATCTACTACGCAATCAAGCATCCGGAGATTCTTGATGTAGTTGACATGGTCACGTTGATTGTTAAACAGGAGATATCGGGTCGGCACAAGGTGCTCAAAGCGTTGTAG
- a CDS encoding DUF2703 domain-containing protein, translating to MSVREAVAELNNELADKGGTIGFTETKLPEEQMDQSNLILFNGKSLEEVLDNSAADESTARNAPA from the coding sequence TTGTCGGTCAGAGAGGCTGTAGCAGAACTGAATAATGAACTTGCCGACAAGGGGGGCACCATCGGTTTCACGGAAACGAAACTGCCCGAAGAGCAAATGGACCAATCGAATTTGATACTGTTCAACGGAAAGTCACTGGAAGAGGTTCTAGACAATTCCGCAGCAGATGAATCCACTGCTCGTAATGCTCCTGCCTGA
- a CDS encoding permease, with product MLKGFADYIVFSLFGMVPGSRSGEALDFFIYDTLKIFLLLTTIIYVVAIIRTSFPPERTKQILSHKREYVGNVMAALLGIVTPFCSCSAVPLFIGFVESGVPLGVTFSFLISSPMVNEVALIMLWGLFGWKIALIYIGTGLLVAIVAGIVIGKLKMEKYVQDYVWEMQVGNSEIKVMSWREKFDYAKGYTIELLKKIWPYVVVGVGIGAFIHGYVPQDFLAKWAGRDNPFAVPVAVALGVPLYSNAAGVIPIVQALTAKGMAIGTVLAFMMAVTALSLPEAVILSNVLKKPLLATFFGIVATAIIIVGYLFNAIL from the coding sequence ATGCTGAAAGGTTTCGCAGATTACATTGTTTTCAGCCTCTTTGGGATGGTGCCCGGTTCCCGTTCAGGCGAAGCGCTCGATTTCTTTATCTATGATACCCTGAAGATATTCTTGCTGCTCACCACGATCATATACGTGGTTGCCATCATCCGGACGTCCTTTCCTCCGGAGCGGACCAAACAAATCCTTTCACATAAGCGGGAGTACGTGGGCAACGTCATGGCTGCCCTGCTCGGCATTGTCACTCCGTTTTGCTCCTGTTCAGCAGTGCCACTGTTCATTGGTTTCGTTGAGTCAGGCGTTCCTCTGGGTGTGACTTTCTCCTTTCTCATCTCATCGCCAATGGTCAACGAGGTTGCACTGATAATGCTCTGGGGTCTGTTTGGCTGGAAGATAGCCCTGATATATATCGGAACCGGCCTGCTGGTTGCTATTGTCGCAGGGATTGTGATCGGTAAGTTAAAGATGGAGAAATATGTTCAGGATTACGTCTGGGAGATGCAGGTCGGCAATAGTGAGATCAAGGTCATGTCTTGGCGTGAAAAGTTCGATTACGCAAAGGGGTACACCATTGAACTGTTGAAAAAAATCTGGCCGTATGTGGTTGTCGGAGTTGGCATCGGTGCCTTCATCCACGGCTATGTGCCGCAGGACTTCCTTGCCAAATGGGCTGGTCGTGATAATCCGTTTGCCGTGCCGGTAGCAGTTGCTCTTGGGGTGCCGCTCTACAGTAATGCTGCCGGTGTTATACCCATTGTGCAGGCGCTGACTGCCAAGGGTATGGCTATCGGCACCGTGCTGGCATTTATGATGGCGGTTACAGCGCTATCATTGCCTGAGGCTGTCATACTCAGCAATGTGCTGAAGAAACCTCTGCTGGCAACGTTCTTCGGTATCGTGGCTACGGCAATCATCATCGTCGGGTATCTGTTCAATGCAATTCTATAA
- a CDS encoding cation transporter, translated as MKDRNYRFASMLALFTIFYNLAEGGVSISLGVADETLALFGFGVDSFIEVISAIGVWHMLRRIRANGNESRDEFEQRALRITGAAFYVLTIGLILTAALNLYQQHKPETTIWGIVVSLVSVSFMWVLIHQKTKVGMLLNSPAILADAACSRACLYLSVVLMISSVGYELTGIGSLDAIGAVLIACLTFKEGKESFAKAKGMNCSCSCACSSKKEISE; from the coding sequence ATGAAAGATCGAAACTATAGATTTGCAAGTATGCTGGCCCTGTTTACGATTTTCTATAATCTGGCAGAAGGGGGTGTTTCGATATCGCTTGGGGTTGCAGATGAAACCCTGGCACTGTTCGGCTTTGGCGTGGATTCCTTCATTGAAGTGATTTCTGCAATCGGTGTCTGGCATATGCTGCGTAGGATCCGGGCCAACGGTAATGAGAGCAGGGACGAATTCGAGCAGCGTGCACTGCGTATCACCGGCGCCGCCTTCTACGTTCTGACAATCGGTTTGATTCTGACGGCAGCGCTCAACCTCTATCAGCAGCACAAGCCTGAGACAACAATATGGGGAATCGTTGTCTCACTTGTCTCGGTCTCTTTCATGTGGGTTCTGATTCATCAGAAGACCAAAGTCGGTATGCTGTTGAACTCACCTGCCATACTGGCTGATGCAGCATGTTCACGAGCGTGTCTCTACCTGTCAGTTGTATTAATGATATCAAGTGTTGGCTATGAGTTGACTGGAATTGGCAGTCTGGACGCAATCGGAGCGGTATTAATTGCATGTCTGACTTTCAAAGAAGGGAAGGAATCATTTGCCAAGGCAAAAGGGATGAACTGTTCATGCAGTTGTGCATGCAGTTCGAAAAAGGAAATATCTGAGTGA
- a CDS encoding rhodanese-like domain-containing protein yields the protein MRHTVTMIVLLLLAVLLQSHVASASESEFEAFLGRFDYELRDDMKIDSKGLLPLLLNGKAVLVDVRFKEEVAAWRTGFGQNIPLNDLPKRINDLPKDKIIVVACPHKDRSAIAMAYLRSKGYNAKYLTDGLLGLAEQLRGERAKDFMGALERQTKVDKSNTGKGDGQ from the coding sequence ATGAGACATACGGTTACTATGATCGTTCTGTTATTACTTGCCGTACTTCTGCAATCACACGTTGCATCCGCGTCAGAGTCAGAATTTGAGGCGTTTCTCGGTCGTTTCGATTACGAACTGCGCGATGATATGAAAATCGATAGCAAGGGGCTGCTACCGCTCCTTCTAAACGGTAAGGCTGTGCTTGTTGACGTGCGGTTCAAGGAGGAGGTTGCCGCCTGGCGCACCGGTTTCGGGCAAAATATCCCGCTGAACGATTTGCCTAAAAGAATCAATGATCTACCAAAAGACAAGATCATAGTGGTTGCCTGCCCGCACAAGGATCGCTCAGCCATCGCAATGGCATATCTGCGAAGCAAAGGATATAACGCAAAATATCTCACTGATGGTCTGCTCGGACTTGCCGAACAGTTACGAGGCGAGCGGGCGAAGGACTTTATGGGTGCTCTCGAACGGCAAACCAAAGTCGACAAGTCAAATACAGGCAAAGGAGATGGACAATGA
- a CDS encoding thioredoxin family protein codes for MKIEVLGTGCAKCTTLYDNVKSALKEVGKEAEVVKVQDIPSIMKYGVMSTPALVIDGKVAFSGKAPGVAELKGFL; via the coding sequence ATGAAAATCGAAGTACTCGGAACCGGCTGCGCCAAGTGCACTACGCTTTATGACAACGTGAAGTCCGCACTCAAAGAGGTTGGAAAAGAAGCAGAAGTGGTTAAGGTGCAGGACATCCCGTCCATCATGAAGTACGGCGTGATGAGCACTCCTGCGCTGGTGATTGACGGGAAAGTCGCGTTTTCCGGAAAGGCACCTGGTGTGGCGGAACTCAAAGGGTTTTTGTGA
- the tsoX gene encoding HSGNPxU motif (seleno)protein TsoX, which produces MLKMIVFHTGSSGUTSCAMATGVANRMKAHFGEAIDLEIHLIDSADAANYVLRGATTVFLDGTWVPLDIATSAGRMQEYIEQAIIDWTH; this is translated from the coding sequence ATGTTGAAGATGATTGTATTTCACACCGGAAGTAGTGGTTGAACGAGTTGCGCTATGGCCACAGGTGTGGCCAATAGAATGAAGGCTCACTTCGGTGAGGCGATTGACCTGGAGATACATCTGATTGATTCAGCGGATGCTGCCAACTATGTACTGAGAGGAGCCACGACCGTTTTTCTCGACGGCACATGGGTTCCCTTGGATATCGCCACATCGGCTGGCAGAATGCAGGAATATATTGAACAGGCAATTATCGACTGGACACACTGA
- a CDS encoding RNA polymerase sigma factor, with product MNDDKVIEHFKNADTSVFAELVLKYQDRIYNLCRYMLENPQDAEDAAQDTFIKAYQGLKNYSPTASFYTWLYRIAVNTCIDHKRKFSLQSLFFSDNKDNHIERFPSQAPTPESAYATKQSMHALQAALNNLSAKLRVVVVLNELEGLSYEEIAEILDVSIGTVKSRISRAREDLQKNMKKVRNK from the coding sequence ATGAATGACGACAAGGTCATAGAACATTTCAAAAATGCCGATACCTCTGTATTTGCAGAGTTAGTCCTTAAATATCAGGACAGGATTTATAACCTGTGCCGTTATATGCTGGAAAACCCTCAGGACGCCGAGGATGCCGCACAGGATACCTTCATAAAAGCATATCAGGGTCTCAAGAACTACTCCCCGACCGCATCATTTTACACATGGTTGTACCGTATCGCAGTCAACACCTGCATCGACCACAAAAGAAAATTCTCCCTTCAATCCCTATTTTTCTCTGACAACAAAGATAATCACATTGAACGTTTCCCCTCACAGGCTCCCACACCCGAATCAGCCTACGCCACCAAACAGTCAATGCATGCCTTACAAGCTGCCTTGAATAATCTCTCCGCAAAATTACGGGTAGTTGTCGTACTGAATGAACTGGAAGGGCTTTCCTACGAAGAGATCGCCGAAATCCTAGATGTCTCTATCGGTACTGTAAAATCAAGGATTTCCCGTGCGCGGGAAGATTTGCAAAAGAATATGAAAAAAGTACGGAACAAATAA
- a CDS encoding anti-sigma factor family protein produces MKCSKAGKYLWSYIDNELGAQDVDLLESHLNHCEQCTGQLEQIRHLRGMFNQAQRFTAPSALKARIMEKVNEAPVKGFSLFPIFIRFAEVGVFVLTISAGIMSGGMLISSFALHHRGEAIISSLSLDTFEALPPDSLGRAYLAMTEERR; encoded by the coding sequence ATGAAATGCTCAAAAGCCGGTAAATATCTGTGGTCCTATATTGATAACGAGTTGGGTGCTCAAGACGTCGACCTGCTCGAATCGCATCTAAATCACTGCGAGCAATGCACAGGGCAACTGGAACAGATTCGTCACCTTCGAGGAATGTTCAATCAGGCCCAGCGATTTACCGCCCCATCAGCATTAAAGGCAAGGATCATGGAGAAGGTAAACGAGGCACCAGTGAAGGGGTTCTCGTTATTTCCAATATTCATCCGGTTTGCCGAAGTTGGCGTCTTCGTGCTGACCATATCAGCCGGGATCATGTCGGGCGGCATGCTGATCAGTTCTTTTGCTCTTCATCACAGGGGAGAAGCGATTATCTCATCTCTTTCTCTTGATACTTTCGAGGCTTTACCGCCTGACTCTTTAGGGCGGGCGTATCTTGCCATGACGGAGGAGAGACGATGA
- a CDS encoding Spy/CpxP family protein refolding chaperone translates to MRISFLKIALAVSMIFNLSVLATAGYFYYTKNAYWVSPFGAKMRKDKFLFEQLSLQPGQVKKMREKALPFRAQIDRKRQEVVAKRNHLFNLMRADVTDGQAIKAALADISKNQAEIEGMVIDHILQEKATLDANQQQKFLDLIQKNMTQERMVCPPVGRN, encoded by the coding sequence ATGAGGATCAGTTTCCTGAAAATTGCCCTAGCAGTTTCAATGATATTCAATCTCTCCGTTCTCGCAACGGCTGGTTATTTCTATTACACGAAGAACGCTTACTGGGTCTCCCCTTTCGGCGCTAAAATGCGCAAAGACAAATTCCTGTTTGAACAACTCTCGTTACAGCCGGGCCAGGTAAAGAAGATGCGCGAGAAAGCGCTGCCTTTTCGTGCCCAGATTGACCGTAAACGACAGGAGGTCGTAGCAAAAAGAAATCACCTCTTCAATCTCATGCGTGCTGATGTCACAGACGGTCAGGCTATCAAGGCAGCCTTGGCAGATATAAGCAAGAATCAGGCAGAGATCGAAGGAATGGTGATTGACCATATTCTTCAGGAAAAGGCGACACTCGATGCTAACCAGCAGCAGAAGTTTCTCGACTTGATTCAGAAGAACATGACACAGGAACGGATGGTTTGTCCCCCGGTGGGGCGGAATTAG
- a CDS encoding TolC family protein: protein MRATIIVIAISVLIAVRGYAAETLSLDEALTTALKKHPQIVEARENVHSAEAKAGQAFANYYPQISIAGDWNKGDSYFPAQEMIKATEVNIGGLYLKQTIYDFGRTAGAVDAARSNREAAEKALIVTRQDLALRVKNAFYLVLATEKQVIAVRETVKAREDVCRQAQEFFKEGIRAKVDVARAEANLYTARTSLIRAENNREIARVELANAMGIASLGERTLVEPSASSTPLPERTLSQQDALRLRAELQQMAALKMSATANLKTAKSTYLPVISGTASAGYADRDFPPDGKVWGVGLNLTMPLFSGFSSDEQVREANANINALEARQNNLKLQITREVESAWLGVNEASARILSTDKEVVAANESKALAEGRYHEGVGSIIEVTDAQSQALDAQTARIQAQYDYYTALCRLDRATGK, encoded by the coding sequence ATGAGAGCAACAATTATCGTCATAGCAATATCTGTCCTGATAGCCGTACGCGGCTACGCTGCGGAAACGCTCAGCCTTGATGAAGCCCTGACAACTGCGTTGAAAAAACATCCCCAGATTGTCGAAGCAAGGGAGAACGTGCACAGCGCCGAGGCGAAAGCCGGCCAGGCATTCGCCAATTACTACCCCCAGATCAGCATCGCCGGTGACTGGAACAAAGGGGACTCGTATTTTCCGGCCCAGGAAATGATCAAAGCAACAGAAGTGAACATCGGCGGCCTGTATCTGAAGCAGACCATCTATGATTTCGGTCGCACAGCCGGCGCCGTCGATGCGGCCCGCAGCAATCGCGAGGCCGCCGAAAAAGCCCTGATAGTAACCCGGCAGGACTTGGCGCTGCGTGTCAAGAACGCCTTCTATCTGGTTCTGGCAACCGAAAAGCAGGTCATAGCCGTCAGGGAAACCGTAAAGGCCCGGGAGGATGTGTGCCGGCAGGCACAGGAGTTTTTCAAGGAAGGAATCAGGGCAAAAGTGGATGTCGCACGTGCCGAGGCAAACCTGTATACCGCCAGGACCTCCCTTATCCGTGCTGAAAACAATCGGGAGATAGCCCGGGTCGAACTTGCCAATGCCATGGGGATAGCATCCCTTGGAGAACGTACCCTGGTTGAGCCTTCAGCCTCTTCGACTCCTTTGCCTGAGCGAACTCTGTCCCAACAGGATGCGCTGCGGTTACGGGCAGAACTGCAACAAATGGCAGCCCTTAAAATGTCCGCAACCGCAAACCTGAAAACTGCCAAGAGCACCTATCTCCCTGTCATATCGGGCACGGCCAGTGCCGGCTATGCTGATCGGGACTTCCCGCCTGACGGAAAGGTGTGGGGCGTAGGGTTGAATCTGACCATGCCGCTCTTTTCAGGGTTCTCGTCTGATGAGCAGGTGCGTGAAGCCAACGCAAACATCAATGCCCTTGAAGCCAGACAGAACAACCTCAAACTGCAGATCACCAGGGAAGTCGAATCCGCCTGGCTCGGCGTTAACGAGGCGTCCGCCCGCATACTCTCAACCGATAAGGAAGTTGTCGCAGCCAATGAAAGCAAAGCACTGGCTGAAGGGCGTTATCACGAAGGGGTCGGCAGCATCATCGAAGTGACCGATGCCCAGTCCCAGGCACTTGATGCGCAAACTGCCCGCATACAGGCCCAATATGACTATTACACCGCTCTCTGCCGACTTGACCGGGCAACCGGGAAATAG
- a CDS encoding efflux RND transporter periplasmic adaptor subunit: MELLKTLSRKKKYLIWPVVLIALGIALKMTVLAPQSVKIVTIEKRDLTAQVYGNGTVEAKVVVGISSKITGRIVELYADQGDMVKRGQLLAKLENEDFRHQEQQSEAGLNRSAASLSAEQANLQKARTNLVLAEKNAQRFKALAEKNLVSKLEAEQYDTACQVAREEVARSTAAVEAVKMEQRANSAGVGFAKSKVADTLIYAPQDGIIITRDLEKGATVSPGMSVFTLADPRTIWVKANVDESQLKGVNVGKKAIITLRSSPGDQLPGQVARLGRQSDRVTEELEVDVAFNEPLKNFRLGEQSDVYIVTGTKKDAPSLPSAAIVTKDKKRGVWLVNGGKLAFREVTPGIMDKRNVTEIVTGLDGGEQVAMAPPPEMAKFQAGMKVRGGK, translated from the coding sequence ATGGAACTGCTGAAAACCCTGTCACGGAAGAAAAAGTATCTGATCTGGCCAGTAGTGCTCATCGCTCTCGGCATTGCGCTCAAGATGACCGTATTGGCCCCGCAGTCAGTAAAAATCGTCACGATTGAAAAACGTGACCTAACCGCCCAGGTCTATGGCAACGGTACAGTCGAGGCCAAGGTTGTGGTCGGCATTTCCAGCAAGATCACCGGTCGAATCGTTGAGTTGTACGCCGATCAAGGTGACATGGTGAAGCGGGGCCAACTTCTCGCCAAACTGGAAAACGAAGATTTCCGCCACCAGGAGCAGCAGTCCGAGGCCGGCCTTAACCGGTCAGCGGCCTCCTTAAGTGCGGAACAGGCCAATCTTCAAAAGGCCAGGACCAACCTGGTCCTGGCTGAAAAAAACGCTCAACGATTCAAGGCACTGGCCGAAAAAAACCTGGTCTCCAAACTGGAGGCTGAACAGTATGATACCGCCTGCCAGGTGGCTAGGGAAGAGGTCGCCCGCAGCACGGCTGCCGTAGAGGCTGTGAAGATGGAACAGCGCGCTAACAGCGCCGGAGTCGGTTTCGCTAAAAGTAAAGTGGCGGACACTCTTATCTATGCCCCCCAGGATGGCATCATCATCACCCGAGACCTGGAAAAGGGTGCAACTGTTTCTCCGGGGATGTCGGTCTTCACCCTGGCTGATCCTCGTACCATCTGGGTCAAGGCTAACGTTGACGAATCGCAGTTGAAAGGGGTTAACGTCGGCAAAAAGGCAATAATCACCCTTCGTTCCTCGCCCGGCGATCAACTCCCCGGGCAGGTTGCCAGGCTGGGTCGTCAGAGCGATCGGGTAACCGAAGAACTCGAAGTCGATGTAGCCTTCAATGAGCCGCTGAAAAACTTTCGCCTGGGTGAGCAGTCCGATGTCTACATCGTTACCGGGACGAAGAAAGATGCCCCGTCACTCCCCTCTGCTGCCATTGTCACGAAGGACAAAAAGCGTGGCGTGTGGCTGGTGAACGGTGGCAAACTCGCATTCAGGGAAGTAACTCCCGGTATCATGGATAAGCGCAACGTTACCGAAATCGTTACCGGTCTCGATGGTGGCGAACAGGTTGCAATGGCCCCTCCTCCTGAAATGGCAAAATTCCAGGCAGGCATGAAGGTAAGGGGAGGTAAATGA